In the Streptomyces sp. SJL17-4 genome, GGCAGGCGCTGGGCGAGCCGGGCGCCCGCCGTTCCGCCCCCGACCACCACGATCCGTGTACTCATACCGGGAAGCGTGCGCGGCCGGTGTTACCCGACGGCATCCCGACTGTTTCCCGTACGGAACGCTGATCTCCGTCCGCGGTCCCGAGCGCTGTGAGGCCCCGGCGGCGGCAACCGATGGTGCGGTCAGAGAGTGAGGGGGCAGGTCGAGGGCGTCGTGGATGGGTACGAAGACGATGCCGGGGTGGCTGTTGTAGCGGGCGGCGAGCACGCCCAGCGGGTGGACGCACCGCCCGGCGGCCACCAGCGAAAGGATTTCGGCCCCCCGGCCCGCCGGCCAACCATCCTGACGGACCGCCACCGACGTGCGAGGTTAATCCTCGGTGAGGCTCGGCTCAAGCCCGCCTTAAGGATCCCGGCGACGGGCCCGAGCCGCGGATTCCCGTATACGGGCAGACCTAGGGTGCCGGATGTGACCACCGAGGCCAGCCACCACCCTCTCTCCGTACCGCTCCTGCGGCTCGCCCCCGAGCGGCTGCGGACAGCGATCCTCGGCGGGGCCGGGGCCGTCGCCCTCCTGTGGGGTGTCCAGGCCCGGCCCTCCGCCCGCCTCGATGCCTTCTTCGCGTCGGGCGCGCACCTCACCGGCCTGCTCGCCGGGTACGGCGTCCTCGTCCTGCTGCTGCTCATGGCCCGCGTCCCGGCCGTCGAGCACGGCGTCGGCGCCGACCGGCTGGCCCGCTGGCACGCCCTCGGCGGCCGGTACGTCCTCGGCCTGATCGGCGCGCACGCGCTCCTCGCGCTCCTCGGTCACGCCGTGCACACCCGTACCGACCTCGTGACCGCCACCGGGGACCTCCTGGCGTACGGGGCGATCGCCGCCGCCACCGCCGGCACCGCCCTCCTCGTCGCCGTCGGCGTCACCTCCGCCCGCGCCGTACGGCGCCGGGTCCGGCACGAGACCTGGCGGGCCGTCCACCTCGGCGGGCTGCTCGCCGCCGCCCTCGGCTTCGTCCACCAGCTCGCCGGACCCGACATCGCCGACAGCCTCCTCGTCCGCTGGCTCTGGGCGATGGCCCACGGCACCGTCGCCGTCCTCCTCCTCTGGTACCGGCTCGTCGTCCCCGTCCGCGCCGCCCTCCGCCACGAGCTGCGGGTCGTCGAGGTCCGCGACGAGGGCCCCGGCGTCGTCTCGGTGCTCGTCCGGGGCAGGGGAGTGGCCCGGCTCCGCGCCGAACCCGGCCAGTTCTTCCGCTGGCGCTTCCTGCGGCGCGGACTCTGGTCGACCGCCCTGCCCTTCTCCCTCTCCGCGCCCGTCCGCGACGACACCCTGCGCATCACCGTCAAGGCGCTCGGCGACCACACCCGCCGTATCCGTCGCCTCCGCCCCGGCGTCCGGGTCCTCGCCTCCGGTCCCTTCGGCGCGCTCACCGCCCACCGCCGCACCCGCCGCAAGGTGCTGCTGCTCGCGGGAGGCGTCGGTATCACCCCGCTGCGCGCCCTGTTCGAGACGCTGCCCGGCGGGCCCGGGGACGTGACCCTCCTCTACCGGGCCTCGGACGCCGCCGGGCTCGTCCTGCGCGAGGAGCTGGAGTCCATCGCCCGCGAACGGCAGGCCGCGCTCCACTTCCTCCTCGGCCGATCCGACGACTCCTTCGACCCCCTCGCGCCGCGCGCCCTGCGCCACTTGGTGCCGGACCTCGCCGCCCACGACGTCTACCTCTGCGGGCCGCCCGCCATGGCCCGCGCCGCCACCGCCCATCTGATCAGGGCCGGGGTGCCGGCCTCCCGTATCCACAGCGAGGACTTCGACCATGCCTAGACACGGTGCTCCCCGCGTCCCGCGCGTCCCGTCCGTCGAGCAGGCCCGGCGCCGGCTCGCCGCCGCCCTCCTCGGTGCCGGCGCGCTCGCCGCGACCCTCCTCACGGCCTCCGTCTCCCCGGCCGCGCCACCGGCCCCCGACCGGGAACCGGGCGCCGCAACCTCAGACGTAGCTCAACGATCAGGCGATTGATGGACGGGGCAACGATCGTCTCCCTAGGCTCACGGGCATGCCCGAGATCTCGCTGACCACCCTTGTCCTGCTGTGCCTCGCCGCGCTCGTGGCGGGCTGGATCGACGCCGTGGTCGGCGGCGGCGGGCTGCTCCTGATCCCCGCCCTGCTGCTCGGGCTGCCGAACGTCCAGGCCGCGCACATCCTCGGCACCAACAAGGCCGTGGCGATCGTGGGCACCACCGGGGCCGCGATCACCTACGTCCGCAAGGCGCCCGTGCACGTCTGGACGGCGGTACGCATCGGGCTCGCCGCCCTCGCGGGATCCATGGGCGGCGCGTTCTTCGCGGCCGGGATCAGCAGCGACGTCCTGCGCCCGGTCATCATGGTGGTGCTGCTCGCCGTGGCGGCCTTCGTCATGCTGCGGCCCTCCTTCGGCGCGAAGGCCGAGGGGGAGGACCGGGCGCCGCTGACCCGGGCCCGGATCGTCACCGCGATCGTCGTGGTCGGCGGCGGGATGGGCCTCTACGACGGGCTGTTCGGGCCCGGCACCGGCACCTTCCTGGTCCTCGCGCTGACCGCCGTCCTCCACCTCGACCTGGTGACCGCCTCCGCGACCGCGAAGATCGTCAACGTCTGCACCAACGCGGGCGCGCTCGCGATGTTCGCGTACCAGGGCAGCGTGTACTGGCAGCTCGCCGCGGTCATGGCGGTCTTCAACCTGCTCGGCGGGACGGTCGGGGCGCGCATGGCGCTGAGCAAGGGTGCCGAGTTCGTCCGCGGGGTGCTGCTCTTCGTGGTGCTCTCGCTGGTCGCGAAGCTCGCCTTCGACCAGTGGGCCTGACCCCCACCGGACCGGCTACCGCACGGACTGGCTACCGCACCCCGATGAGGTGGCCGAAAGCCACCACATTCCCCTGGTAGCCGTTCTTCTTCGAGAAGCCGCCGCCGCAGGTGATCACCCGGATCTCCGCGCGGTCCGCCTCGTCGTACACCTTCCGGTCCGGGAAGTCCTTGTTCTCGTAGACCTCGACCGCGTCGACCGTGAACACCGCGGTCCGCCCGTCCTGCCGGTCCACCTCGATCCGGTGGCCTTTCTTCAGGGCGCCGAGCGTGTAGAAGACGGCGGGGCCGTCGGCGTTGTCGACATGTCCCGCGACGATCGCCGTGCCCTTGGCGCCCGGCGGGGTGCCGTCCTCGTACCAGCCGGCCATGTTCCGGTTCCCGGCCGGCGGTACGTCGAGCGAACCGTCCGAGGCAAGGCCGAGCCGCATCATCGGGGTGTCCACGTCGGTCTCGGGGATGCGCAGCCGCACCGGCGCCGAGGGCGGCAGCGGGTCGGCGGCGGCGTCGGTGTGCACGCTCGGCCCGGCGGCGAAGGCCTGGGCGGCCGACGGTACGGGCGGGGTGACCTGCTCAGAGCCGTTCTGGACGAGCCAGAGCCCGACGCAGGCGGCCACGGCTATGCCCCAGCCCTTGCTCCTGTTGCTCACCTGGGTTCCCTAGGGTGTGGCCCTGCCCCCGCCGGGCCGTGTTCGGGCGCTCCGGCGGGGGCAGGACAGGCGGATGGTCTCAGTGGCCCTGCGCGCCGCTCGCCCGGCGGCGCAGGAGCCAGACCCCGCCCACGGCAGCCGCGGCCAGCACCGCCGCGCCCGCCGTGACCTGGGCGGTGTCGGGGCCGACGCTGCCCCCGACACCGGTCTGGACGTGGCCGCTGGGACGCCGGTGCTTGACGGTCAGGTCGCCCCGGGCCGTCTTGCCGTTGTCGCAGGCCACGCTGATGCCGTACGTACCGGCCTTGGCGTGCTCCGGTACGTGGAACTGGCCGACCACGACCTCCTTGTGCGTGCTCGGGCTCAGCTGGAACTCGCCCGCGCCGAGCGAGTTCGCGTCCCCGACGCCGCGACCGTGCTTGCCGCAGGCGAGCGTGTTCACGGTGACGGTGGTGCCGGGGTTGGCTTCGGAGGGGAAGAGTTCGAGCCACTCGGAGTCGCCGGCGAAC is a window encoding:
- a CDS encoding ferric reductase-like transmembrane domain-containing protein, translating into MTTEASHHPLSVPLLRLAPERLRTAILGGAGAVALLWGVQARPSARLDAFFASGAHLTGLLAGYGVLVLLLLMARVPAVEHGVGADRLARWHALGGRYVLGLIGAHALLALLGHAVHTRTDLVTATGDLLAYGAIAAATAGTALLVAVGVTSARAVRRRVRHETWRAVHLGGLLAAALGFVHQLAGPDIADSLLVRWLWAMAHGTVAVLLLWYRLVVPVRAALRHELRVVEVRDEGPGVVSVLVRGRGVARLRAEPGQFFRWRFLRRGLWSTALPFSLSAPVRDDTLRITVKALGDHTRRIRRLRPGVRVLASGPFGALTAHRRTRRKVLLLAGGVGITPLRALFETLPGGPGDVTLLYRASDAAGLVLREELESIARERQAALHFLLGRSDDSFDPLAPRALRHLVPDLAAHDVYLCGPPAMARAATAHLIRAGVPASRIHSEDFDHA
- a CDS encoding TSUP family transporter; amino-acid sequence: MPEISLTTLVLLCLAALVAGWIDAVVGGGGLLLIPALLLGLPNVQAAHILGTNKAVAIVGTTGAAITYVRKAPVHVWTAVRIGLAALAGSMGGAFFAAGISSDVLRPVIMVVLLAVAAFVMLRPSFGAKAEGEDRAPLTRARIVTAIVVVGGGMGLYDGLFGPGTGTFLVLALTAVLHLDLVTASATAKIVNVCTNAGALAMFAYQGSVYWQLAAVMAVFNLLGGTVGARMALSKGAEFVRGVLLFVVLSLVAKLAFDQWA
- a CDS encoding class F sortase, coding for MSNRSKGWGIAVAACVGLWLVQNGSEQVTPPVPSAAQAFAAGPSVHTDAAADPLPPSAPVRLRIPETDVDTPMMRLGLASDGSLDVPPAGNRNMAGWYEDGTPPGAKGTAIVAGHVDNADGPAVFYTLGALKKGHRIEVDRQDGRTAVFTVDAVEVYENKDFPDRKVYDEADRAEIRVITCGGGFSKKNGYQGNVVAFGHLIGVR